In Pristiophorus japonicus isolate sPriJap1 chromosome 2, sPriJap1.hap1, whole genome shotgun sequence, one genomic interval encodes:
- the LOC139231269 gene encoding uncharacterized protein yields the protein MSKSLFWLNSYKTTELTSTQTTELTLTQTIELTSTQTTELTLTQTIELTSTQTTELTSTQTTELTSTQTTELTSTQNTELTLTQTTELTLTQTSELTLTQTTELTSTQTTELTSTQTTELTLTQTTELTLTQTSELTLTQTTELTSTQTTELTLTQTTELTLTQTTELTSTQTSELTLTQTSELTSTQTTELTSTQTTELTLTQTSELTLTQTSELTSTQTTELTSTQTTELTLTQTTELTLTQTTELTSTQTTELTSTQTTELTLTQTTELTLTQTTELTSTQTTELTSTQTTELTLTQTSELTSTQTTELTLTQTSELTSTQTTELTLTQTELTLTQTSELTSTQTTELTLTQTELTLTQTTELTDTNHRAHRHKPPSSLTQTTELTSTQTSELTLTQTTELTSTQTSELTLTQTTELTSTQTTELTLTQTTELTLTQTSELTSTQTTELTLTQTELTLTQTTELTDTNHRAHRHKPPSSLTQTTELTSTQTSELTLTQTIESTSIQSTELTSTQTTELTSTQTSELTLTQTTELTSTQTTELTLTQTTELTLTQTIESTSIQSTKLTSTQTTKLTDTKHRAHGHKPPSSHRPSH from the coding sequence atgtccaaaagtctGTTTTGGCTAAATTCTTACAAAACCACCGAGCTCACATCGACACAAACCACCGAGCTCACATTGACACAAACCATCGAGCTCACATCGACACAAACCACCGAGCTCACATTGACACAAACCATCGAGCTCACATCGACACAAACCACCGAGCTCACATCGACACAAACCACCGAGCTCACATCGACACAAACCACCGAGCTCACATCGACACAAAACACCGAGCTCACATTGACACAAACCACCGAGCTCACATTGACACAAACCTCCGAGCTCACATTGACACAAACCACCGAGCTCACATCGACACAAACCACCGAGCTCACATCGACACAAACCACCGAGCTCACATTGACACAAACCACCGAGCTCACATTGACACAAACCTCCGAGCTCACATTGACACAAACCACCGAGCTCACATCGACACAAACCACCGAGCTCACATTGACACAAACCACCGAGCTCACATTGACACAAACCACCGAGCTCACATCGACACAAACCTCCGAGCTCACATTGACACAAACCTCCGAGCTCACATCGACACAAACCACCGAGCTCACATCGACACAAACCACCGAGCTCACATTGACACAAACCTCCGAGCTCACATTGACACAAACCTCCGAGCTCACATCGACACAAACCACCGAGCTCACATCGACACAAACCACCGAGCTCACATTGACACAAACCACCGAGCTCACATTGACACAAACCACCGAGCTCACATCGACACAAACCACCGAGCTCACATCGACACAAACCACCGAGCTCACATTGACACAAACCACCGAGCTCACATTGACACAAACCACCGAGCTCACATCGACACAAACCACCGAGCTCACATCGACACAAACCACCGAGCTCACATTGACACAAACCTCCGAGCTCACATCGACACAAACCACCGAGCTCACATTGACACAAACCTCCGAGCTCACATCGACACAAACCACCGAACTCACATTGACACAAACCGAGCTCACATTGACACAAACCTCCGAGCTCACATCGACACAAACCACCGAACTCACATTGACACAAACCGAGCTCACATTGACACAAACCACCGAGCTCACAGACACAAACCACCGAGCTCACAGACATAAACCACCGAGCTCACTGACACAAACCACCGAGCTCACATCGACACAAACCTCCGAGCTCACATTGACACAAACCACTGAGCTCACATCGACACAAACCTCCGAGCTCACATTGACACAAACCACTGAGCTCACATCGACACAAACCACCGAGCTCACATTGACACAAACCACCGAGCTCACATTGACACAAACCTCCGAGCTCACATCGACACAAACCACCGAACTCACATTGACACAAACCGAGCTCACATTGACACAAACCACCGAGCTCACAGACACAAACCACCGAGCTCACAGACATAAACCACCGAGCTCACTGACACAAACCACCGAGCTCACATCGACACAAACCTCCGAGCTCACATTGACACAAACCATCGAATCCACATCGATACAATCCACCGAGCTCACATCGACACAAACCACCGAGCTCACATCGACACAAACCTCCGAGCTCACATTGACACAAACCACTGAGCTCACATCGACACAAACCACCGAGCTCACATTGACACAAACCACCGAGCTCACATTGACACAAACCATCGAATCCACATCGATACAATCCACCAAGCTCACATCGACACAAACCACCAAGCTCACAGATACCAAACACCGAGCTCACGGACATAAGCCACCGAGCTCACATCGACCCAGCCACTGA